A window of Candidatus Thermoplasmatota archaeon genomic DNA:
GGTCTTGAACGTAAACAGCCTGATCTTGAGGATATTTTTTTGTCACTCATCAGAGGTGGTTCTCCATGAAACAAAATATGATGGATCACCTCTTTGGTTTTTATATAGTGTTTAAAAAAGAATTTTTTATGAATTTGAAAAGCATTCGTATGGTTATACTTCTCTTGTTGTTTACTTTGTTTATTTTGTTTTCGGTTGGTGTCGGTTCAGTTGTGATGAATTTTGATTTTTCTGATATGAATGGATCTAATATACAGAAAGGTCCTGTGATTATTCTGTATTTTGTAGTTCAGCTGATTGGTTTTATCGGACCAATACTTGGCATTGCGCTTGCTTTTGACGTGATCGTCAAAGAAAAGATACAAAATTCTTTAAGTCTTTTACTCTGCAGACCTGTTCAGAAAAGAACGATTGCTCTAGGTAAATTCTGTGGTATCACCGCTGCTTTGATATTGCCTGTTGGTATTGTAAATGTTGTTGCATTAGTGATGATCAGTGTTATCTCCGGGAAACATCTTGAGTTTTCACAGGCAGGAATTTTTCTTGTTTTAACCATTGTTTTTCTTGCAATATATATCGCGATTGCCCAGTGTATCTCTAGTATTGCGAAAACAACAGCAACTGCAATTCTTTTAGGTATTGGGATCTGGTTTACGTTCTGGTTGTTTATACCTATCATTACCGCGGTTATTCCAAAGGATGCAGCTGTGCTGATTCATGGTATTGAACTGTTGAATCCTAGCACATCGTATTCTCTCTGTATGTCAGCAAGTTTGTTTGGTGGGCTAGGGGTGATCGATACGTTTTTCCCCCCGTGGGTTTATTATCTCGTTCTTTTCTTGTTTCTTGGCGGTTTCGTGATTCTTGCCATGGAATTGTTTCATAGGATTGAAGCATGATCTGTTCTACTATTTCATCAAAATAGGAAATAGAACATGTTGTCATCTGTAGCATAAACTCCTTGATGAAGAAGTATTGATAGATATTGTTTGAATTTCGTTGAAAAACAATGCTATCTGTTTGTGCTCTTTTTCAATGAAAATCTGGTACGGGCGAGAAACACAGATCGTATGGAGCAGTAATTTGATCAGTGTTTGTTTTCTCATACTAATTTGTTTTTAGCGGTTTTTATCACGCTGTGGATCCAAGTTTATTTCTTGGTAACTCCGTCCAATAGATAATATGGTAAAAACTGGATTGATTTTTTCTCAAGGTACCAGCACCGTTTCCTGATAGAAACAATATT
This region includes:
- a CDS encoding ABC transporter permease subunit, which gives rise to MKQNMMDHLFGFYIVFKKEFFMNLKSIRMVILLLLFTLFILFSVGVGSVVMNFDFSDMNGSNIQKGPVIILYFVVQLIGFIGPILGIALAFDVIVKEKIQNSLSLLLCRPVQKRTIALGKFCGITAALILPVGIVNVVALVMISVISGKHLEFSQAGIFLVLTIVFLAIYIAIAQCISSIAKTTATAILLGIGIWFTFWLFIPIITAVIPKDAAVLIHGIELLNPSTSYSLCMSASLFGGLGVIDTFFPPWVYYLVLFLFLGGFVILAMELFHRIEA